A stretch of the Epinephelus fuscoguttatus linkage group LG2, E.fuscoguttatus.final_Chr_v1 genome encodes the following:
- the tgfbrap1 gene encoding transforming growth factor-beta receptor-associated protein 1 homolog isoform X2, whose product MSVKAFELVPAVERDLLMGDKARINIECIECCGKHLYMGTNDCFIHHFLLDEVTSSKGKLSYLAQKLLHKYLGLKKPVAELRAASALERLIVLCDGIVFLVDMVTLETVPSAAGGGAKIRGVTAFCINENPVNGDPFCVEMGVLSSKRRTVQIYMVYEDRVQLVKEVATPEQPCAVSVDGYFLCLALATQYMILNYNTGASQDLFPYNSEERRPIVKRIGREEFLLAAPGGLGMFANAEGVSQRAPVNWSESVIGAAVCFPYVVALDESFITIHSMLDQQLKQTLSFRDGHILQDFEGKVILASTKAVYVLVPLPLERQIQDLLASHRVEEALVLTEGAQQNIPKDKFQILHKRILQQAGFIQFGQLQFLEAKEHFRKGQLDVRELISLYPLLLPASSTFTRCHPPLHEFADLNHLAQGDQEKVLRCKKFLISYLGEVRSTEVANGCREDVDTALLKLYAEQDHDSLLDLLASDNSCLLADSVPWLEKYHKYFALGLLYHYNGQDAAALQLWIRVVDGDLQDSTRSDLYEYIIDFLCTCSNLDLIWKYADWALRKDPTKGVHIFTKRPSSKDLPEVKHDDVITYLGKHSQALLLYLEHLVLERRIKKEKFHTHLAVLYLERVLSLLSESPSDEEQLTRARERLQALLRESSLYRAQYLLAKMENCEQLLLERATLHGKLEEHDKALHILVHELRDFPSAEAFCIWASSCRDSAYRQQLFHQLLGVYLDGSLPGKPSTQTAAGGGDLEMAAVDLLNRHGEVFDAVRVLRMLPDGWSLQLLRPFLGRAVRASMHACRTSQIALGLAHSENLQLLHDRLKHRKKPIFVSEKKGCHLCHNTFSEPDVVCLPGGVPVHTHCVAQRTRCATLR is encoded by the exons ATGAGTGTGAAGGCTTTTGAGCTTGTCCCCGCTGTGGAGCGAGATCTTCTCATGGGCGACAAGGCTCGCATCAACATCGAGTGCATCGAATGCTGTGGAAAGCACTTGTACATGGGCACCAATGACTGCTTCATCCACCACTTTCTGCTGGATGAGGTCACTTCCTCCAAAGGGAAACTGAGTTACCTGGCTCAGAAGCTGCTGCACAAATATCTGGGCCTCAAGAAGCCGGTTGCTGAGCTGCGCGCCGCCTCAGCATTGGAGCGTCTGATAGTGCTTTGCGATGGAATAGTGTTCCTGGTCGACATGGTGACACTGGAGACTGTCCCCTcggcagcaggtggtggagccaaGATCAGAGGTGTGACAGCGTTCTGCATCAACGAGAACCCAGTGAACGGTGATCCGTTCTGTGTGGAAATGGGCGTGCTCTCCTCCAAGCGGCGGACAGTGCAGATTTACATGGTGTATGAGGACAGAGTGCAGCTGGTCAAAGAGGTGGCCACTCCTGAGCAGCCCTGCGCTGTCAGTGTTGATGGTTACTTCTTGTGCCTGGCCCTTGCTACACAGTACATGATTCTGAACTACAACACAGGAGCCTCCCAAGACCTCTTCCCTTACAACAGTGAAGAGAGGAGACCCATTGTGAAGAGGATTGGCAGGGAGGAGTTCCTCCTAGCAGCACCTGGTGGTCTGG GAATGTTTGCCAATGCAGAAGGGGTATCTCAGCGGGCTCCAGTTAACTGGTCAGAGAGCGTGATTGGTGCCGCTGTGTGTTTTCCGTACGTGGTGGCGTTGGATGAAAGCTTCATCACCATCCACAGCATGTTGGACCAACAGCTGAAACAAACACTTTCATTCAGGGATGGACACATTCTGCAAGACTTTGAAG gAAAGGTCATACTGGCTTCTACTAAGGCAGTGTATGTCCTGGTACCCCTGCCGCTGGAGAGACAGATCCAGGACTTACTGGCCAGTCACAGAGTGGAGGAGGCGCTTGTCCTCACAGAGGGAGCACAGCAAAATATTCCCAAAGACAAGTTTCAG ATTTTGCACAAAAGAATCCTCCAGCAGGCGGGCTTCATACAGTTCGGACAACTCCAGTTTCTAGAAGCAAAAGAACACTTCAG AAAGGGTCAGCTGGATGTGCGGGAGCTTATATCTCTTTACCCACTGCTGCTGCCAGCTTCCTCTACATTCACACGCTGCCACCCTCCTCTTCACGAGTTTGCAGATCTCAACCACCTGGCACAGGGCGACCAGGAAAAAGTGCTGCGATGCAAGAAATTTCTTATCAGTTATTTGGGAGAG GTACGAAGCACAGAGGTGGCCAACGGCTGCAGAGAGGACGTCGACACTGCACTGTTAAAGCTGTATGCTGAACAGGATCATGACAGCCTCCTAGACCTGCTAGCTTCAGACAACTCCTGCCTGCTAGCAGACAGTGTCCCATGGCTGGAGAAATATCACAA ATATTTTGCACTCGGGCTGCTCTATCATTATAATGGTCAGGATGCAGCAGCACTTCAG tTGTGGATTCGTGTGGTAGACGGGGATCTGCAGGACTCCACGAGATCTGACCTGTATGAATACATCATTGACTTTCTCTGTACCTGCTCCAACCTGGATCTCATATGGAAGTATGCAGACTGGGCCTTGCGGAAGGATCCCACT AAAGGTGTCCACATCTTTACTAAGAGACCTTCCAGTAAAGATCTGCCAGAAGTGAAACACGATGATGTTATCACGTACCTGGGAAAGCACAGCCAGGCGCTGCTCCTCTACCTGGAACACCTGGTGCTGGAGAGAAggataaag AAAGAGAAGTTCCACACACACCTGGCCGTGTTGTACCTGGAGAGAGTCTTGTCACTGCTGTCGGAGTCGCCATCAGATGAGGAGCAGCTCACCAGAGCTAGAGAGAGGCTCCAAGCTCTGCTCAGGGAGTCCAGCCTATACCGTGCACAGTATCTTTTAG CTAAGATGGAGAACTGTGAACAGCTGCTGCTAGAGCGTGCGACACTACATGGAAAGCTGGAGGAGCATGACAAAGCACTGCATATATTGGTGCACGAGCTGAGAGACTTCCCGTCCGCCGAGGCCTTCTGTATATGGGCCTCTTCTTGTCGGGATTCTGCTTACCGGCAGCAGCTTTTTCACCAGCTCTTGGGGGTGTATCTAGACGGGAGCCTTCCTGGAAAGCCTTCCACTCAGACTGCAGCAGGAGGTGGAGACCTGGAGATGGCAGCAGTGGACCTCCTAAATCGGCACGGCGAGGTGTTTGATGCCGTCCGTGTCCTGCGCATGCTCCCTGACGGCTGGTCGCTGCAGCTGCTGCGGCCCTTTTTGGGTCGAGCCGTCAGGGCCAGTATGCATGCCTGCCGCACCTCCCAGATCGCTCTGGGGCTAGCCCACTCTGAAAACCTTCAACTGCTGCATGACAGG TTGAAACACCGGAAGAAACCAATCTTTGTGTCTGAAAAGAAAGGATGCCACCTGTGCCACAACACCTTCAGCGAGCCTGACGTGGTGTGCCTGCCGGGTGGAGTGCCTGTCCATACTCACTGTGTCGCCCAGAGA
- the tgfbrap1 gene encoding transforming growth factor-beta receptor-associated protein 1 homolog isoform X1 yields the protein MSVKAFELVPAVERDLLMGDKARINIECIECCGKHLYMGTNDCFIHHFLLDEVTSSKGKLSYLAQKLLHKYLGLKKPVAELRAASALERLIVLCDGIVFLVDMVTLETVPSAAGGGAKIRGVTAFCINENPVNGDPFCVEMGVLSSKRRTVQIYMVYEDRVQLVKEVATPEQPCAVSVDGYFLCLALATQYMILNYNTGASQDLFPYNSEERRPIVKRIGREEFLLAAPGGLGMFANAEGVSQRAPVNWSESVIGAAVCFPYVVALDESFITIHSMLDQQLKQTLSFRDGHILQDFEGKVILASTKAVYVLVPLPLERQIQDLLASHRVEEALVLTEGAQQNIPKDKFQILHKRILQQAGFIQFGQLQFLEAKEHFRKGQLDVRELISLYPLLLPASSTFTRCHPPLHEFADLNHLAQGDQEKVLRCKKFLISYLGEVRSTEVANGCREDVDTALLKLYAEQDHDSLLDLLASDNSCLLADSVPWLEKYHKYFALGLLYHYNGQDAAALQLWIRVVDGDLQDSTRSDLYEYIIDFLCTCSNLDLIWKYADWALRKDPTKGVHIFTKRPSSKDLPEVKHDDVITYLGKHSQALLLYLEHLVLERRIKKEKFHTHLAVLYLERVLSLLSESPSDEEQLTRARERLQALLRESSLYRAQYLLAKMENCEQLLLERATLHGKLEEHDKALHILVHELRDFPSAEAFCIWASSCRDSAYRQQLFHQLLGVYLDGSLPGKPSTQTAAGGGDLEMAAVDLLNRHGEVFDAVRVLRMLPDGWSLQLLRPFLGRAVRASMHACRTSQIALGLAHSENLQLLHDRLKHRKKPIFVSEKKGCHLCHNTFSEPDVVCLPGGVPVHTHCVAQRVRDSPTKRQLTNSSNHT from the exons ATGAGTGTGAAGGCTTTTGAGCTTGTCCCCGCTGTGGAGCGAGATCTTCTCATGGGCGACAAGGCTCGCATCAACATCGAGTGCATCGAATGCTGTGGAAAGCACTTGTACATGGGCACCAATGACTGCTTCATCCACCACTTTCTGCTGGATGAGGTCACTTCCTCCAAAGGGAAACTGAGTTACCTGGCTCAGAAGCTGCTGCACAAATATCTGGGCCTCAAGAAGCCGGTTGCTGAGCTGCGCGCCGCCTCAGCATTGGAGCGTCTGATAGTGCTTTGCGATGGAATAGTGTTCCTGGTCGACATGGTGACACTGGAGACTGTCCCCTcggcagcaggtggtggagccaaGATCAGAGGTGTGACAGCGTTCTGCATCAACGAGAACCCAGTGAACGGTGATCCGTTCTGTGTGGAAATGGGCGTGCTCTCCTCCAAGCGGCGGACAGTGCAGATTTACATGGTGTATGAGGACAGAGTGCAGCTGGTCAAAGAGGTGGCCACTCCTGAGCAGCCCTGCGCTGTCAGTGTTGATGGTTACTTCTTGTGCCTGGCCCTTGCTACACAGTACATGATTCTGAACTACAACACAGGAGCCTCCCAAGACCTCTTCCCTTACAACAGTGAAGAGAGGAGACCCATTGTGAAGAGGATTGGCAGGGAGGAGTTCCTCCTAGCAGCACCTGGTGGTCTGG GAATGTTTGCCAATGCAGAAGGGGTATCTCAGCGGGCTCCAGTTAACTGGTCAGAGAGCGTGATTGGTGCCGCTGTGTGTTTTCCGTACGTGGTGGCGTTGGATGAAAGCTTCATCACCATCCACAGCATGTTGGACCAACAGCTGAAACAAACACTTTCATTCAGGGATGGACACATTCTGCAAGACTTTGAAG gAAAGGTCATACTGGCTTCTACTAAGGCAGTGTATGTCCTGGTACCCCTGCCGCTGGAGAGACAGATCCAGGACTTACTGGCCAGTCACAGAGTGGAGGAGGCGCTTGTCCTCACAGAGGGAGCACAGCAAAATATTCCCAAAGACAAGTTTCAG ATTTTGCACAAAAGAATCCTCCAGCAGGCGGGCTTCATACAGTTCGGACAACTCCAGTTTCTAGAAGCAAAAGAACACTTCAG AAAGGGTCAGCTGGATGTGCGGGAGCTTATATCTCTTTACCCACTGCTGCTGCCAGCTTCCTCTACATTCACACGCTGCCACCCTCCTCTTCACGAGTTTGCAGATCTCAACCACCTGGCACAGGGCGACCAGGAAAAAGTGCTGCGATGCAAGAAATTTCTTATCAGTTATTTGGGAGAG GTACGAAGCACAGAGGTGGCCAACGGCTGCAGAGAGGACGTCGACACTGCACTGTTAAAGCTGTATGCTGAACAGGATCATGACAGCCTCCTAGACCTGCTAGCTTCAGACAACTCCTGCCTGCTAGCAGACAGTGTCCCATGGCTGGAGAAATATCACAA ATATTTTGCACTCGGGCTGCTCTATCATTATAATGGTCAGGATGCAGCAGCACTTCAG tTGTGGATTCGTGTGGTAGACGGGGATCTGCAGGACTCCACGAGATCTGACCTGTATGAATACATCATTGACTTTCTCTGTACCTGCTCCAACCTGGATCTCATATGGAAGTATGCAGACTGGGCCTTGCGGAAGGATCCCACT AAAGGTGTCCACATCTTTACTAAGAGACCTTCCAGTAAAGATCTGCCAGAAGTGAAACACGATGATGTTATCACGTACCTGGGAAAGCACAGCCAGGCGCTGCTCCTCTACCTGGAACACCTGGTGCTGGAGAGAAggataaag AAAGAGAAGTTCCACACACACCTGGCCGTGTTGTACCTGGAGAGAGTCTTGTCACTGCTGTCGGAGTCGCCATCAGATGAGGAGCAGCTCACCAGAGCTAGAGAGAGGCTCCAAGCTCTGCTCAGGGAGTCCAGCCTATACCGTGCACAGTATCTTTTAG CTAAGATGGAGAACTGTGAACAGCTGCTGCTAGAGCGTGCGACACTACATGGAAAGCTGGAGGAGCATGACAAAGCACTGCATATATTGGTGCACGAGCTGAGAGACTTCCCGTCCGCCGAGGCCTTCTGTATATGGGCCTCTTCTTGTCGGGATTCTGCTTACCGGCAGCAGCTTTTTCACCAGCTCTTGGGGGTGTATCTAGACGGGAGCCTTCCTGGAAAGCCTTCCACTCAGACTGCAGCAGGAGGTGGAGACCTGGAGATGGCAGCAGTGGACCTCCTAAATCGGCACGGCGAGGTGTTTGATGCCGTCCGTGTCCTGCGCATGCTCCCTGACGGCTGGTCGCTGCAGCTGCTGCGGCCCTTTTTGGGTCGAGCCGTCAGGGCCAGTATGCATGCCTGCCGCACCTCCCAGATCGCTCTGGGGCTAGCCCACTCTGAAAACCTTCAACTGCTGCATGACAGG TTGAAACACCGGAAGAAACCAATCTTTGTGTCTGAAAAGAAAGGATGCCACCTGTGCCACAACACCTTCAGCGAGCCTGACGTGGTGTGCCTGCCGGGTGGAGTGCCTGTCCATACTCACTGTGTCGCCCAGAGAGTAAGAGACTCTCCCACAAAGAGACAGTTAACTAATAGCAGTAACCATACGTGA